In Balaenoptera acutorostrata chromosome 8, mBalAcu1.1, whole genome shotgun sequence, the genomic stretch AGTTGGTccacattcaaggggaggggaattaTACTCTATCTTTTTAagggaggagtgtcaaagaatcATGGACTTATTTAAAACCGCCATATctggcaggatgtgggtctcctGAGTGGAATGTTCTACAAGGCTCTATGTGATTGTGTCCAGATACTGCTCATAGGCTGGGTGAATTAAATTAAGAGCACACAAGCCAGCTCTTATTTGTCCAGTGGCTGCTTAGATTCCAGATTTTTGTTAACCCAAGGCTGTGTTTCTTTTCCaacttttaatctttttcctgtttcctgcTGAGAAGCCAGAAGAGAAATTGTGATTGCTTACTTTTACTTTTATAGTTTATTAGTGGTTGGTAAAGTTGGCAAGACAAGACAGTTGAAACTATTGGTTGAAGCTGTGAGTCTCTGAATTATTTGTCTATCCATACTTCATATTGTTCCCATTTAGTGTCGAGAATTGAGAATTTGTAGTAAACTGTTATATGTACCTTCAGTTATTTATCTTGCCTTGACCCCTTTGAGTGATGCCTAAACTGGTATGAGATAGGACCCCTCTGTTCCTTGGTAGAAGTTATAGGTACTCTGATTACTACCATGTTGTTTGGTTTGGGGTGAATGCAGTCATAGACTTCTGGAAGGTCAGACCCCAGGGGAGGAAGAGAAGTGGGTACATAGTCATGAGACAGGGAAGCAAATCCAGAGAAGTGGCTAATAGTTTGGATGACAACCTGAATTAGGAGATTCTTGTTTAGCCTCTGGGCTTAGGACAGAATGGTTTTTCTGCTCTGAAAATGGACTAAGAACTGAAGGCATCCCTCAGACAAGGAATAGAAACTTAAAGGGTAGCTCAAAAGGATGTGGACTTTTTGAATGAGGAGGAGAAAGATGTCTCTCTTTGCTATTAGAAAGATGAAACAATTGGGTACCTACTTCTCCAATGAAGGCAAACTGAGCAGGTGGGAACAAAGTAGATGGGTAGGATTTCTAGGGTTCCAAGGCCATAGAAACTTCTAGAAGATgaacaaaaagatttttaaaaagagaacagggaatatttttattgagcaccaggagctttatttgtattatctcatttaatcttcacagcatcctCATAGGGTGGGTATCCACTTCCACTTAAAGCTAGGGAGACCCACTTCCTTAAAGCAATGCAGCCCATAGATGTGGTGAGGTCAGTGTTAGAAGGCAGGCTTGTCTGCTTTTTCCACTGCCTTACACTGCTTCTCGAGGCAAAGTCAACCCAGGATTCCTGGAAACTAGGAGAAGAATCTCTGGGGGCCCtgtagggcaggggtccccaaccctccAACCACTGACTGGTACCGGTCTGgggcctcacagcaggaggtgagcggcgggcgagcgagtgaagcgagcgagtgaagctttatctgtatttacagctgctccccatcgctcacattactgcctgagctccgcctcctgtcagatcagtggcggCATTAGATTTTCATAGGAGCACGAACTCTACTGTGAACTctgcatgcgagggatctaggttgtgggctccttatgagaatctaatgcctgatgctCTGAGGTGAAGCTTAGGCAGTGATGCTAGCAccggggagtggctgcaaatacagattatcattagcagagaggtttgactgcacagagaccataataaagcaattgcttgcagactcatatcaaaaccctatcagtgagggGAAAGTGACagttaagctgcatctggtggcaggctttatagtggcaaatgagttgatgtacttcagttgtacagcagctgcatctggtggcaggctttaagtcagaatccaaCACTTACTTTAGTCCATGCGTGGcccacccattattttatttaccatttcCGTCCACACCTCTTTCCCACACTgcgcacttgtctcagtcacagttttggtaagcccgcaagctaaccctagccaaaataggtaaaaaacaaacagtgctggagagcttctttgaaaagagggaaagacccaatgatgagacagcagaagactctaagactgccaacaaaaagaaagctacattttaaaggaaataccaagagtcctacttaaattatgggttcattgcaacaggtgattcacattctccaagcctgcTTTGTATAATTTGTGGCGACCGGCTATCCAACggagccatgaaaccttcaaaactgcttcgctacatggagaccaagcaccctgcattaaaagacaagcctttggggactaccctggtggtgcagtggttaagaatccgcctaccaatgcaggggacacgggttcgagccctggcctgggaagatcccacatgccgtggagcaactaagcccgtctgccacaactactgagcctgcgctctagagcccgcgagccacaactactgagcccgcgtgcctagagcccctgctctgtaacaagagaagcccgcacaccaaaatgaagagtagccgcctctcgctgcaactagagaaagcccgtgcgcagcaacgaagacccaacgcagccaaaaataaataaataaataaatttataaaaaaaaagaacgacaagcctttggagtttttcaaaagaaaaaatcgtGAACACGAAGAACAGAAACAATcattgaaggccaccacttcatcaaatgtgtctgcactgagagcatcattcttagtggctaactgCATTGCTAAAGCTACGAAGTcctttactattggtgaagagttgatcctgcctgctgctaaggacatgtGTCGTGAACTtataggagaggctgcagttcaaaaggtggcacgtgttcctctttcggctagcaccataactagacaaattgatgaaatagcagaggatattgaggcacagttgttagagaggattaatgagtcaccgtgGTACTCAATCCAGGTTGACAAGTCTACCGATCTTgacaaggcaacaatgcttgtttttgtgcaatatatttttcaggagggtGTGCATGAgtatatgttatgtgcacttttgttgccaaccaacaccacaactgcagaactattcaagtctttgaatgattacatatcaggaaaactgaattggtctTTTTGTGTTGGTATATGCACAGACGGAGAggctgccatgactggacggctttctggtttcactacggatcaaagaggtcgcttctgaatgtgagtctacaCACTGTGTCATCCCTAGCAAAATGCTGGCTAGCCGAAAAATGGCACCTGAACTTAACAATGTTTTGCAGGACATGGTTAAAATTATCAACgacattaaagtacatgcccttaactcacatCTGTTCGTGCccctctgtgaggagatggacacagagcacacgtcttctcttatacacagaagtgagatggctttctaaaggtagatcactggccagagtttttgagttatgagagccactccagagatttcttgtagaaaaacagtcaccactggcagcacatttcggtgacacagaatgggtcgcaaaacttgcttactcgtatgacatattcaacctgctcaccGAACTCAGTCTGTCACTTCGGGGGAGAATGACAGCTGTGTTCAAGTTGGCAGATAAAGTgactgcattcaaagccaaactggaattatgggggtgacgagtgaacattgggatttttgacatgtttcaaacattagcagagattttgaaagagactgaactagggccttctttctcccagctgatgcatgatcacctatctcagcttccaaaagagtttgagcattacttcccaaccacaaaagacccccaaactgggaaggaatggatctgcaacccatttgtgaataagctgggtgaatcgactttgtccgtgctagaagaggatcaattGCTTGAGATCGCAAATGATGGTTGCCTTAAAattatgtttgagacaacttcaaatctccataccttctggattaaagtcaaggcggaatatcctgagattgccacaaaagcacgGAAAAGCCTGCTTtcatttccaacatcctatctttgtgaagcagggttttctgcagtgacagcaaccaaaatgagattacggagtagactggacataagcaacacactttgggtgtcactgtctcccatcacccccagatgggaccatctagttgcaggaaaacaagctcagggctcccactgattccgcattatggtgagttgtagaattatttcattatatattacaatgtaataataatagaaataaagtgcacaataaatgtaacgcGCTTGAATCGTCCCGAAACTTcacgccaccccacccccagtctgtggaaaaactgtcttccacaaaaccgttccctggtgccaaaaaatttggggaccgctgctgtagGGCGTCTTGGCCAGGGGCCCCCCCTTGCTCAATCAAAGGCTACACTGGGAAGTAGGTCATGAGAGGAGCTGGGGAGTCTGGGAATGGTCCCAGCTTAGATCCAGGGGCCTCCGGATCAGCTCACAGCAGGTGGAGGTGAGGGAACTCATGACCTGGGTCACCCTTTCTGCGGCCATTGGATCTAGGTTTGGATCTGCATGCTGCAAATGCACCCATTCCTATGAACTTGTGAGTTATTGTAAGAAAGAGCCCTTTGAACAATCCCCAACTTTGTTTTGGTTGAAAGGAAAAAGTATTTTTCCTCTCTTGGTTCGTTTAGACTAGAGGTGGGCTCAGTCTGTGCCCGTGGCCAGATGCGGTGGTGGCCTCAGGCAGGGGAAGTGGTATAACAGGGGACAGACCATAACTGGGAGCCTGGGACATGAAAGTCACATATTTCATGTTTTAGGCTGATTCTATCCCTCCTGTCCCGTTCTTAGGTCCTTTAAATCCTCAAACTATGacacaaaagcagaaacagacaaGTAATGGAGATTAGACCATGTTTAGGATTGCTACCCAGTGTCTCTTGAGCTTTTCTTACTCCTGTGttgtttttcatgtttgtttgttttttccagacaTTCTTCAGGAAACCTTCACTTCCCTGGGCTATGAAGTCAAGCGTTTCTTACATCTCACTGTGGAAAATATAATGCACATTCTTGGCCAAGTTGCGCACATGCCCCAACACCAAGACTACGACAGCTTTGTGTGTATCCTGGTGAGCCGAGGGGGCTCCCAGAGCGTGTTTGGCGTGGATCAGACTCACTCAGGGGTCCCTTTGGATCATATCAGAAGGATGTTCATGGCAGATGCATGCCCCTCTCTCTCAGGGAAGCCAAAGGTCTTTTTTATCCAGAACTATGTGACGTCAGAGGGCCAGCTAGAGGACAGCAGCTTCCTGGAGGTGGATAGGCCATCAGTGAAAAGTGCAGAATTCAAGGTCAGGCAGCCCGGGGCCTGCATGATTCACCGAGAAGCTGACTTCTTCTGGAGCCTATGCAAAGCGGACGTGTCCCTGCTGGAGCGGTCCTCCCCTTCACCGTCATTGTACCTGAAGTGCCTCTCCCAGAAACTGGGGAAAGAAAGGTGAGCCACCCAAGCTGTGGCTGATCCTGGACGacccagttgtttattttctgcTACCAGGATGGAAGTGCCACTGTGCCATATTTGATGCCCTTTTCTTCAGGGGGAGGGATTTTTCATTCCTTGTTGGGGTTGCCTTGGGAGTATGATATAGACTCTGCACAGCTTATGAATGCTTTGTACTTCAGAAGGTCATATAGTAGTCAGCTTGTGGTTtggatatttttcttcaaaattaagaaatgtttttgttttgttttttcttattacaaacgCAATACATACTCCTTACTGAACATAAACCATGAGATATAGATGCTGAAAGCAGAACATAACAAGCAGTTATAATCCTACTTATTAGAACTAATCTGTTAACCAAATCTTGGTGTGTTGTCTTCCAGATCTTTTTTGGATACCGATACAATCAtatataaagatgttttttaagcCAAAATGAAATCATAATCTACTGTTACTTTATAACCTGCTTTTAGTTTGTGCAACAGTATATTTTTACATGTCAGGAATCACATTTTTAtggcatcattttattttatttatttgtttaaaaatttatttgattatttatttatttttggctgagttgggtcttcgttgccgcgtgcaggCTTTTTCTCtattgcagcgagcaggggctactcattgtgcaggtttctcttgttgtggagtaccggctctaggcacgcagacttcagtcgttgtggcacgcgggctcagtagctgtggctcgcgggctctagagcgcaggcgcagtagttgtggtgcacgggctttgttgctccacggcatgtgggatcgtcccggaccggggctcgaacccatgtgccctgcattggcaggcagattcttaaccactgcgccaccagggaagtccctatagtatCATTTTAATGTCTGCAGAGCAGTCCCTAATATGGCTATAGCATAATTTACTTGGCCAGCCTTTAGTTGTTGGGCAATGTTTTGCTTTCACAAAAAGGAAAGTGTTCAACATCTTTGTAGCTCAATATTTGTGcttattcttaattgttttcttgaaaggaaaattcccagaagtggaattacgcTGTTGAATGACAAGCATTTTTAAAGCCTCTGATGCATCTCGTCAGATTGTCCTCTAGGACAGTTagaccagctttttgttttttgaccacaccacgcagcttgcaggactTTAGTTCCCGGACCAAGAATTGAGCCCAGGCCCCTGGGagtgagagcgccgagtcctaaccactggaccccagggaattcccatagatCAGCTTTTATGAGAGAGTCTGCATCCCTGAATTCTCACTGATACCGTGTGCTCGTTTATTTCCCCAAGTCTTGACAGGTTGATAGCTGAAAAATGGTACCTGGCTCTACAGGTCTGCAAGTCTTTGTAACTTAGACATTTTTGATGTTTATTGGCAAGGATACTTTTCTAAGGGAAACGTTGGTGACCTGGTGTCCATTTAGGATGAGGGAAGCCTCACTGTACCTCAAATGTAAGATTAGCAGTCCCTTTTCTGTTGCCCCCTAATCACAATTTGGAATTTCTCTGAGTCGCCTGTGAAAGGCATCTGTTGTAGCTTGGGGGACCCCAGGAATAACTCTCAGggcctgggaccccagccccTCAGGGATGGCACAGCGGTAAAGGGAGGGCTAGAGCAGGGGCAACTCAGCCTTCCAAGGTAGATACGCCACGGGCCAACGGTATTATTGGCCTTTTACATCCATCCTGTATTTGCATAGATGATCCAGATGGGTTATCATCTGGCTGGTGTGTACCCAGACTAAAACTCAGTTGCCCCTGTGGGTGGGGACTGTGGTCATTGGGTCAGAGTGCTGCAAACCTGTTTGGATCACTTGCTAAGCAGCTTGTAGAATATTTAGAAAGGAACaattttaaagcactttcatatCTGTTGGCTGATTTCACCCTAATGCTAATCTGTCTCCTCGTTGATATTTGCGTGGGATTAATTTTTGCCTTTCTCATTCCCTCCAGAAAACACTCACTCCTGGAACTCCACATTGAACTCAACAGCAAGGTGTATGATTGGAACAGCAGAGTGTCTGCTAAGGAGAGGTACTGTGTCTGGCTGCAGCACACTCTGAGAAAGAAACTCATCCTCTCTTGCAAATGAAAAGCCAAAGGCCCCTCTTAGCTTTGCGGTCTCCATCGCTAGCCAGAaagacaaacatttatttctcacagttctagagactgggaagtccaagatcaaggtgcttgTAGATcaggtgtctggtgagaacccgcCTCCAGGTTGGCAGATGACCCCCTTGttgtatcttcacatggcaaagagaacagagagaaagcAGGCTGtcttgtgtctcttcttataagggcactgatcttATTCATAAGGGCTGCCCTGTCATGACCTAATCTAGGACTCACATGGCATTCTACAGTAATCAGTATACCTTTCCTCTTTGGATTTGAAAGCATGACCTAAAAGAatattattgtttaaaatattatttaaagggacttccctggtggaccagtggttaagactccgtgcttccactgcagggggaatgagttcaatccctgattggggaactaagatcccacatgctgaggcacggccaaaaaaaaatcacttgaagtTAAGGAaaaacttatttatatatttttaagttggtTTTAAGTGGTATGTGTCTGTGTGGGTATGTTTATATGTGTTTTGACATGATCACTCAACAAAGGCTGAAAAGTATGAAAGGAACAGTTTTCAGACACTTCATACACTTATTTCTACTTTAAAGGTAATTTTCTATCCTTGTATTAATGAATGTGGGACTCCTGAGGGTGTCTTTGAATTTCACATTGCTCGGGGCACCAGCAGGAACAATGTATGTCCTTGGACTCATGAACCAGAACCCTGTGTTAATTATTACAGAGGGAAACTGAGAGGGATCTTAATGACCTGGCAGCTTTTGCATCCTCCTCTGTCCCATCCTGACCGGGTGACAAGCATTTTCCATATTCTTGTCCATATGAATATGGACAAGCATTTTCCATATTCATACAACCACAAgcatagtatttatttatattactttttagttttatatatttttatatattattaagaTAACTTATATttgcattaaatataaaaataagagggGCCTTgaagtcattatgctaagtgaaataaaagacaaataccaaGCATTATATgctctcatttatatgtggaatctacaaaacaaaagcataaacaaaacaagccagactcatagaaaaagagatcaggcaGTGGTTAccggaggtgggggaagggagtaattggaggaaggtggtcaaaaggcacaaacttccaaaataaagaaaaaaaaaaagactgctctAAGCACGGGTAAGCACCTGCAGTGCATTGTCCAATGTTAGGCTGAAATATCAGATTCTTGATGTAGGCCCTGATTTCTCCCACACCTAAGCTATGTTTCACAAAAACTGAACATGATGAATATGAGATTTTTAGTTAGAGAGGGTTTAGGAGCAGCTACAGTCTGTAATCCCATGAGCTATAACTTATGAGATTGATAGAGAATATGGTAGAGGTAAACCAGAGATGGAAGAAAGGTTTTAGAAATGGAATGAGAGAGAACAAAAGACAGTCAGCTATGTGATATACAATAATAAGACCTACAAGACGGGTGTGATGGATGGAATGCAAGCAGGTTTAGTGTATAAGTGTGATTGACAGTGAAGAATTAAAGTTTAGGATATAGCATATTGTGACATtaggttttcaataaataatataatgacACCTGACAGCTATAATCTCTCGAAAATTCACATCAATGATGTTCATtccaataattaaaaataaattaaaaatttacaaaaagaaaaggggacaaacttccagttgtaagataaataagtactaggggtataatgtacaacatgatgactagaGGTAACACTGCCGTGTGATACATAGGgaatttgttaagagagtaagtCCTAAGCGTTCTCATTACAaggagaagaattttttttccttttttcttttctttttagtgtaTACATATGAGACAGTGAATGTTAGCTGaccctattgtggtaatcatttcacaatatatgtgatCATCAccttgtataccttaaactcatacagtgatgtatatcaattatttctcagtaaaatggtgaaaaaaagatttgaaaaacacAATCATATCATTCAAAATGTTTTAGATGCAAGTAGCAGAAGACCTaacttaaaaagtttttaaaaaatttgtttactcTTATTAAGCAACAGGTTCAGAGGTAGGGGGGTAGTTGCTAGCTTGGTTAATTCATTGGCTCAACAATCTCCTCAAGGGTTTGATGCTTTCCACCTTTCCTCTCTGTAATCTCAGGGTTTgggcttttattttcaaatttgtcaTCTAAAAGTCACAAGAGGGCCACAGGTCCAAGTATCATACCcaaacacagaagagaaaacatcTCTTCCTTGTGTGGCTTCTTAAGATC encodes the following:
- the CFLAR gene encoding CASP8 and FADD-like apoptosis regulator isoform X3, coding for MEIGEGLDKSDVSSLIFLMRDYMGRGKIAKDKSFLDLVIELEKLNLVAPDHLDLLEKCLRNIHRIDLKTKIQKYKQSAQGVETNYVNALQASLPNLSIKDPSYNLRLQNGRSKEHRLMMGQPDIQREPVKTSIQESEAFLPQHVLEERYKMQSKPLGICLIIDCIGNDTDILQETFTSLGYEVKRFLHLTVENIMHILGQVAHMPQHQDYDSFVCILVSRGGSQSVFGVDQTHSGVPLDHIRRMFMADACPSLSGKPKVFFIQNYVTSEGQLEDSSFLEVDRPSVKSAEFKVRQPGACMIHREADFFWSLCKADVSLLERSSPSPSLYLKCLSQKLGKERKHSLLELHIELNSKVYDWNSRVSAKERYCVWLQHTLRKKLILSCK
- the CFLAR gene encoding CASP8 and FADD-like apoptosis regulator isoform X6; translated protein: MCTLHRTCHLRRERLQNGRSKEHRLMMGQPDIQREPVKTSIQESEAFLPQHVLEERYKMQSKPLGICLIIDCIGNDTDILQETFTSLGYEVKRFLHLTVENIMHILGQVAHMPQHQDYDSFVCILVSRGGSQSVFGVDQTHSGVPLDHIRRMFMADACPSLSGKPKVFFIQNYVTSEGQLEDSSFLEVDRPSVKSAEFKVRQPGACMIHREADFFWSLCKADVSLLERSSPSPSLYLKCLSQKLGKERKHSLLELHIELNSKVYDWNSRVSAKERYCVWLQHTLRKKLILSCK